The Polyangium spumosum region TAACCCGATAGGTCAATGAACGTGACGGCGTCGTCCCGTGTGCCTTGTGGTACCGGCAATGGCAGGATCATCGCCAGGTCTTCGCTCGCAGAGAGTGTCATGCTGTACGCCAGGTACTGACGTCCCTCGGGAGCCTCGCGAGCGAAGATATTGGTCGCGGACACGGATCGCACGGGCTTCGAGAAGCAGCACATATACTTCCTCCTACCGTCGGGGTTCAGCGCAGCGGCGACCTTGCGAATGAAGCAACCGGCGGCGGAACGCCGCAGTCAGGCTCGCCGAGGCATCTATGCCGTGGATCACGAACCCTTCGTCGTTCAGCGTCGTCGAGATCGGCACCCCGGATCCACAACCGAGGTCGAGAATCACACCGCCTCGCGGGAGCAGTCGAGACCACATTCGCACGGTTGCGATGCCGATGCTCGACTGCTCCCGCCGCCGAATGAATTCGGGGGCGACTGCCTCGTAGCCGTTGGATCGGTCGCCGACAGTCGCGCCGTTCATTGCGGGCAGGAACGCTCTATTTCGCGATCACGCGGCCGGTGGCGAACTTGTAGAACGACGAGTACGCCGCGGCGTTGAGGCAGGTCTGCAGGTCGACGGTCGCCCCGTTCTTGTCCCTGCACGTGCTCACGACCTTCGTCTGGGCATTGACCTGGAGATCGTAGGGGTGGCCCGCGCCGGCGACCGGCGCGCCCGGATCCGACAGGTCGGGGTCGCTGGCATTGATGGCCGCGATGTTGAAGAACGTGACGTTGCAGCCATTGACGATGACGTCGAGCAGGGAGTTCGAGGCCGTGTATCCCTGGTTGCACGCGAGGGCGCCGCCCGCGACGAGATCGTCGGGGACCGCGACCTTGGCGAGCGAGGCCGCGCTGACGTTGCCGCAGAGCTTGCCCGCGCCATTGTCGTTCTTTTGCCCGTTGCTCGCGAAGGTCTGGAGCGCCGGGTCGAGGTTCTCCGAGGCGAGGTGGCCCGGGGGGCCGCCCGCCGAGGTGAGCGGCGTGCTCACGGCGCCGACGGACGCGGTGATCCGGGTGCTCGTCATGTCGAGCAGGGCCGGAACGCCGGAGAAGTTGACGGAGATCGATATCTTGCCCGGCCCGGCCGTGAGCACCTTCGCGTTGATCGCGCCCGTGAGCTTGTCGAGCGGATTGCGGTTCGCGTCGATCGAATTCGGGTCGATCGTGTACCACCAATCGAGATCGGCCGTGCCGTCGTACGTCGCGCCCATGGGGATCTGCGGCGAGCCGCGGAGGACGCCGAGCTGGATCATCGGATCGGTCGTGCCCGTGAGGTCGTCGAGGCCGAGGGCCGCGAACATGATGTTGATCGAGCCGTCGAGGACGCCGCCGTCGAGCGAGGTCTGGAGCTGGCTCTGCGCGACGCTGGCAATGGCGCCGCCGAGGCGATTCGCCATGCAGAACGCGTCCGTGGCGTACTGCATCTTGAGCCACTGCGCGCGCTGGATCTGCTCGAACTTGCACGCGGAGTCGCAGCCGTCGAGGTTCGTCGTATTGCCGTCGTCGCATTGCTCGGCGCCCTCGCGGACGCCGTCGCCGCAGACCGCGGGCAGCTTGCACGCGGCGCTGCAGCTCGCGCCCGGGGGATCACACTCCTCGCCCGCGCTCGCGTCGACGCAGCCGTCGCCGCAGCTCGAGGGCTTGCAAGCGCCGCCCGAGCAGACGCCGCCGGCGCAGGTGGAGCAATTCGCCTGCGGCATACCCGCCGAGCAAGCCTTGCCCGCATTACCGCCCACCGTCACGGCGACGCAGGTCTCGCTGCCGTTGCAGGTCTCGGCGTCGACACAATCGGCGTCCATGTCGCAGGAGAACTGGCAGGTCGTCTCGCAACCGGTGCCGGGGCCGTTCTGCGCGCCGAAATCACACTCCTCGCCGCCCTCGACCGTACCATTGCCGCAGACCGCGGTGGGCGGCAGGCAGGCGCCGTTCTGGCACACGAGGTCCGGCGCGCCGCACATCTGGCCATTCTGCGCAGCGTCGGGGGCATTCGCGCAGACGTTGTTCGCGTTGCACGTGGCGACCTGGCAAGCCGGCGCCGCAGGGCAATCGGTGGCGGGATCCTCGCAGGAGAGGGTGCAATCGGCGTCGCAGCCGTCGCCGTTCGCGAGGTTGCCGTCGTCGCAGTTCTCGCCGGGGTCGACGACGCCGTCGCCGCACACGGTCGGGGTGCAGGCGCCATTGACGCAGACG contains the following coding sequences:
- a CDS encoding DUF4215 domain-containing protein, with translation MQSNSRGLAAMMAIVGLTLMAPFAGCSGDDPSKPPGTGGTGGAGGDGGMGGAGGEGEAVCGNARVEGSEACDDGNIVVGDGCENDCSFTCNSASPATGDVKCDDGDPCNGDETCQDDHTCAPGTPAADGKDCGAGKICNAGVCVDDTCGDGFVSGSEECDDGNLESGDGCDSCKWSCVSSDPTRDCSNIDQCVGTTCDDATHTCGKPLSSGEVCAAGAVCVNGACTPTVCGDGVVDPGENCDDGNLANGDGCDADCTLSCEDPATDCPAAPACQVATCNANNVCANAPDAAQNGQMCGAPDLVCQNGACLPPTAVCGNGTVEGGEECDFGAQNGPGTGCETTCQFSCDMDADCVDAETCNGSETCVAVTVGGNAGKACSAGMPQANCSTCAGGVCSGGACKPSSCGDGCVDASAGEECDPPGASCSAACKLPAVCGDGVREGAEQCDDGNTTNLDGCDSACKFEQIQRAQWLKMQYATDAFCMANRLGGAIASVAQSQLQTSLDGGVLDGSINIMFAALGLDDLTGTTDPMIQLGVLRGSPQIPMGATYDGTADLDWWYTIDPNSIDANRNPLDKLTGAINAKVLTAGPGKISISVNFSGVPALLDMTSTRITASVGAVSTPLTSAGGPPGHLASENLDPALQTFASNGQKNDNGAGKLCGNVSAASLAKVAVPDDLVAGGALACNQGYTASNSLLDVIVNGCNVTFFNIAAINASDPDLSDPGAPVAGAGHPYDLQVNAQTKVVSTCRDKNGATVDLQTCLNAAAYSSFYKFATGRVIAK